The genomic window TGCGATAGTTTTTTAATCCATATATTTAAAGAGCCTTGTCCAAGGCCATATTCTTTAGTTAAACTGGCAACAGATCTGCCTTCTTCAAGATGTAATTTTACTAGTTTTTCTTTAAATGATTTTTCATATATTTTCTTACCCATTTTTGTATCACCACTTTCTTAAATATAATAATATATTATTTCTATGTGGTGTTACAACTTTAGTTTATCATGTCACTAATTATTGGTACTACTACCCCACGAAGATTAATAACTCCCTTAATATAATCCTCAGTTTTTGGTACTCTAGTCATTTTAGTTGGTCTAATTATTTCTTTAATAAAATTTATATCAACTGCATATTCTTCTTCACCTAGACGA from Desulfonispora thiosulfatigenes DSM 11270 includes these protein-coding regions:
- a CDS encoding transposase, coding for MGKKIYEKSFKEKLVKLHLEEGRSVASLTKEYGLGQGSLNIWIKKLSQRMQPNRNRNKRFRIT
- a CDS encoding chemotaxis protein CheW; amino-acid sequence: MEGFQVVAFRLGEEEYAVDINFIKEIIRPTKMTRVPKTEDYIKGVINLRGVVVPIISDMIN